Within Metabacillus sp. KUDC1714, the genomic segment TTAATAATATAGGATTAAGAAATAAGCTATTAATCATTTATATTGTATCAGTTTTCATTCCAATTACATTAACGCACATTGCATTTTATGAAATTACTTCCAACAATGTAAGAGCACAAAAGATGAATGATATTTCCCTTTCCTTAAAACAAATATCGAATGATTTCCGAACAGCGATAGATGATGCAGTCGAAATTTCATCTAAGTTATATACGGAATATGAGTTGTATAATTTTTTAGAAACCAAGTATGAATCAAGCATCGATTTTATCCATGCTTATTATAATTATTACAGTAGAATTTATAAAGAAGTGCCACTTTTTTCGACTGTTCGTTCACTAAATTTATACACAAATAATGATACGGTTATTTATGCAGGGGGTGTCAATAAAATTGATACCCTTGTTAAAGAGTCTCATTGGTATAAGGATTCAGAGTCAATAAGAAGCTCTTATCCAGTTTTGACTCGTAGAATTGGAGAATCAGGAAAACTAGATACATTTAGTTTAATAAGGGAAATGGATTATTTCACCACGAAAGATTCCACACAGAAAATATTAGAATTACAATTTGATATTGGAATAATGGATCGTATTTTTCATAATGTGACATTTCCGGGTGATATTTATTTGTTGGATGAGAAAGAAACAATTGAATATTCAACAAATCCAAAGGTAAATTGGTCAGAAGGAAATATTCAGTATGATACGATTACATTTTCAAAGGATATGTTAGTTTTTGAAGTACCCTTTAATGTTCCTTATTTAAATAATTGGAAGGTAGTGGGTGTTGCTCAAGAGAAGGTATTACTTGAAGAGGTTCAGGGTTCTCGAAATTTTATTCTCTATTTCGCTCTTATCAATTTAGTCTTTCCATCTCTTTTTATTGTTTATATTACAAGCTCTCTTCATGTACGTTTATTACGTATTTTAAAGCATATGAGGAAAGTTGAAGATCAAAACTTTGAACTGATAAAGGGTGTGAATTACCAGGATGAAATTGGTGAGCTTACCCAAGCATTTAATCGGATGGCATCTAAAATTAAGAGGCTCATCAATGAAGTATATAAAGCAGATATTCAAAAAAAGGATTTAGAATTACAACGTAAACAAGCACAATTAAGTGCCTTACAAAGTCAGATTAACCCACATTTCCTATTTAATGTATTGGAAACCATTCGGATGAGAAGTATTTTAAAAAATGAAGAAGAAACGGCAAAAATCATTCATAATATGGCGAAAATGCTTAGAAAATCGTTCATTTGGGGAAAAGATTGGGTCAGTGTAGACGAAGAAATTTATTTAATAAAATGCTTTTTAGAAATACAATATTATCGATTTGATGACAAAATGCAATACCATATTGACGTTGATCCAGAAGCTAGGAAGTGCATTATTCCGAACATGTCTCTTATTCCATTTGTAGAAAATGCAAGTATACATGGAATTGAACCGATAAAAGGAAACGGAATGATCAACATATCGATAAAACGTGATGGTGATACTTTAATATGTCAGATAACAGATAATGGGCAGGGGATGGAAAAAGAGGAATTTGAACAGTTAATGCGATCAATAGAACAGGTTGAAAACATTGGAGAACATGTGGGAATAAAAAATGTTTACTATCGTTTAAAGCTGCATTATTCAAATCATTTTGATTTTAAAGTGAAAAGTGTTGAGGGAGAAGGAACGACTGTTAAAATCGTTTTACCATTTCAAAAATAGCCCTATTAAGTAGATGATAAATAAACTTTGCTGCCTGCCAATACATGTCGATCGTATGATCGATGTGTGTTGGTTTCGTTTTTTTTTGGTAGCAAATCATGATAGATTAAGTGCTCAATAAGTTGCCTTTTCTTTATATCCACCCAATAATCTATATCTTTTACATGTATTTTTGATTCTGATGTTTTCGTTTTTCCATAAGGTACTAAAGTTTACAAAGTAAAAACTATACTTTATATGGTCACTTAAGATAAGCATGAAAGTTATAATGAAAGTGCTTACAATATTGTGGTATCGGTGTTGCTTAGCTATTACTTAACTTTAACAAAGGGGGAGTTAAATTGT encodes:
- a CDS encoding sensor histidine kinase, which translates into the protein MNLFNFNNIGLRNKLLIIYIVSVFIPITLTHIAFYEITSNNVRAQKMNDISLSLKQISNDFRTAIDDAVEISSKLYTEYELYNFLETKYESSIDFIHAYYNYYSRIYKEVPLFSTVRSLNLYTNNDTVIYAGGVNKIDTLVKESHWYKDSESIRSSYPVLTRRIGESGKLDTFSLIREMDYFTTKDSTQKILELQFDIGIMDRIFHNVTFPGDIYLLDEKETIEYSTNPKVNWSEGNIQYDTITFSKDMLVFEVPFNVPYLNNWKVVGVAQEKVLLEEVQGSRNFILYFALINLVFPSLFIVYITSSLHVRLLRILKHMRKVEDQNFELIKGVNYQDEIGELTQAFNRMASKIKRLINEVYKADIQKKDLELQRKQAQLSALQSQINPHFLFNVLETIRMRSILKNEEETAKIIHNMAKMLRKSFIWGKDWVSVDEEIYLIKCFLEIQYYRFDDKMQYHIDVDPEARKCIIPNMSLIPFVENASIHGIEPIKGNGMINISIKRDGDTLICQITDNGQGMEKEEFEQLMRSIEQVENIGEHVGIKNVYYRLKLHYSNHFDFKVKSVEGEGTTVKIVLPFQK